One stretch of Aquimarina sp. Aq107 DNA includes these proteins:
- a CDS encoding efflux RND transporter periplasmic adaptor subunit: MDVPIQKKKFSKSRIVMLIGGVLLLALLVFVFSQSMGGSKLNVEKERIAISTIKKDVFQENIPVNGIVLPITTIYLDALEGGRVEEKFVEDGAIMKKGEPILRLSNTDLELSLINQETSVYNLLTQMQISQNAARQNTINRRNQFTDVENSLIEAKRVYELNKRLYDKGAVGRQEYESSANDYKYQQQRMQLAKQVLSQDSSATKQEVSQAQSSYARTQSALELMRKKVGDLVVRAPVDGQLTSLDAEIGQSKNKGERLGQIDVLSGFKVRVDIDEHYISRIYNGQKGTFAFNNETYTLIIKKVFTQVNNGRFQVDMQFEGNVPEGIRRGQNLQIRVALSAEKQALLIPKGGFFQKTGGNWVYKITENGNSAYKVAIRLGSQNTEYYEIIEGLLPGDKVVTSSYDSFGDTEELILK; the protein is encoded by the coding sequence ATGGACGTTCCAATTCAAAAAAAGAAATTCTCAAAATCACGTATCGTAATGTTGATAGGCGGTGTATTACTCCTAGCACTTCTAGTATTTGTGTTTTCACAATCAATGGGTGGTTCTAAATTAAATGTAGAGAAAGAACGCATTGCAATAAGTACAATTAAAAAAGATGTATTTCAAGAAAACATACCTGTTAATGGAATTGTATTACCTATTACAACTATCTATCTAGATGCTTTAGAAGGCGGAAGAGTAGAAGAAAAATTTGTAGAAGACGGTGCGATAATGAAAAAAGGAGAACCAATATTAAGATTATCAAATACCGATCTAGAATTAAGTCTTATCAATCAAGAAACCTCTGTATACAATTTATTAACTCAAATGCAGATTTCGCAAAATGCTGCTCGTCAAAACACAATAAATCGTCGTAATCAATTCACTGATGTAGAAAACAGTTTGATAGAAGCTAAAAGAGTATATGAATTAAATAAAAGATTATATGATAAAGGAGCTGTAGGACGCCAAGAATATGAATCTTCTGCTAATGATTACAAATATCAACAACAACGTATGCAACTAGCTAAACAAGTATTAAGTCAAGATTCTTCTGCTACTAAACAAGAAGTTAGTCAAGCGCAGAGTTCATATGCAAGAACACAAAGTGCTCTAGAATTAATGAGAAAAAAAGTTGGTGATCTTGTAGTGCGTGCTCCTGTAGATGGTCAATTAACATCACTAGATGCAGAAATTGGACAATCAAAAAACAAAGGAGAACGACTAGGCCAAATTGATGTATTAAGCGGATTTAAAGTAAGAGTAGATATTGATGAACATTATATTTCAAGAATTTATAATGGCCAAAAAGGAACCTTTGCCTTTAATAATGAAACATATACGCTAATCATAAAAAAGGTATTCACTCAGGTAAACAATGGAAGGTTTCAAGTAGATATGCAATTCGAAGGTAATGTACCAGAAGGAATTAGAAGAGGTCAAAATCTTCAAATCCGAGTAGCACTTAGTGCAGAAAAACAAGCACTATTAATTCCGAAAGGAGGATTCTTTCAAAAAACTGGAGGTAATTGGGTATATAAAATAACAGAAAACGGAAACTCAGCATATAAAGTAGCTATCCGATTAGGTAGTCAAAATACAGAATACTATGAAATTATTGAAGGGTTACTACCTGGAGATAAAGTGGTAACATCAAGCTATGATAGCTTTGGAGATACTGAAGAATTAATATTAAAGTAA
- a CDS encoding ABC transporter ATP-binding protein, with translation MIQITDLEKFYRTEEVQTIALNKLSFNVKEGEFVAIMGPSGCGKSTLLNILGLLDDPDGGSFKFNGQEVAGYNERKRSDLRKHNVGFVFQSFNLIDELTVFENVELPLIYTGVKPAERKKRVEEVLEKMQIMHRRNHFPQQLSGGQQQRVAVARAVVNNPKLILADEPTGNLDSTNGNEVMDLLIELNEAGTTIIMVTHSEHDAKYSHRIIRMLDGQKVTENILT, from the coding sequence ATGATACAAATTACGGACTTAGAAAAGTTTTACAGAACTGAAGAAGTACAGACCATAGCGCTAAACAAACTATCTTTTAATGTAAAAGAAGGGGAATTTGTTGCCATCATGGGACCATCAGGATGTGGTAAATCAACTCTACTTAATATTCTAGGATTATTAGATGATCCTGATGGAGGAAGTTTCAAATTTAATGGTCAAGAAGTAGCTGGATATAATGAGCGTAAACGTTCAGATCTTCGAAAACATAATGTAGGTTTTGTTTTTCAAAGCTTTAACCTGATTGATGAACTTACAGTTTTTGAAAATGTAGAGCTTCCATTAATCTATACGGGTGTTAAACCAGCAGAACGAAAAAAACGTGTAGAAGAGGTTTTAGAAAAAATGCAAATCATGCATAGACGCAACCACTTTCCGCAACAATTATCCGGTGGACAACAACAACGTGTAGCAGTAGCAAGAGCTGTAGTTAATAATCCTAAGCTTATTCTAGCAGATGAACCAACAGGAAATTTAGATAGTACTAATGGTAACGAAGTGATGGATTTATTAATCGAACTAAATGAAGCCGGTACTACTATCATTATGGTTACGCATAGTGAACATGATGCTAAATACAGTCATCGCATTATCAGAATGCTAGACGGACAAAAAGTGACAGAAAATATATTGACGTAA